TGCGCCTGATCCGGGGCTGTCGGATGCACCAGAGTCCATGATCCCGCCTTTACTTGTTTACGGAAACCGGCAGCTTCTTCATCAGGCGGTACAGCCACCACGCCAGCCCCAGTACGAGGACCAGGATGACGATCTTGAAAGCGGTATTTTCCGTGATCTCCTTCGTCGATTCCGGTTTGCCGGCCATAAACCCGGGGTTGTTCCTGACGTTTTTCAGGGCCGGCTCCGGGTAGCTCGAAAGTTTCCCGTGTTCGCTTCTGACAACCTGCGCCAGCTCGTAGTCGGGTCCGGGGATGTTGTATATCGTCCCGGAACCGACCCGAACGTATTTCTCATCGCTGTCGCTGTCGGCTCCCATCAGCTCCACGCGGCGGTGATAGTATTTCCTGTCGACCCTGAGGGTTACCCGGGAAACGGGAAGGTTGACAGGCCCGAGGTCGTAGATCGAATCCCCCCTTTCGTCGATGATGTGCCCGGGCCGGCTGATGATCTTCCTGTCGAGGACGGGCTCGCCCGCCCTGCTTTCACCCCGCCAGCCGCGGATCCGGTCGATCCTGAACGGTTCATCATTCAGGCCGCCCACCTCGAACCGGAGGCCGTCGTATTCGAGCCGGATCGATCCTTCCTCCTCACCGACCTGCCTCTCGTCGGTTAAAACGAGATTGAGATAGCGCGATGAGGTGCCCGGGATCCCGAACCTCGTTTTCCTGAGATCGATCCGGGACGAAAAATCGAAGACCGTGTCATCGGCCAGTTTCCGCCATGTCCCGGGGAGGTCCTCCCCCGTGTCCGGAGACGAGTACACCCCGACATTTTTCTTGAAATCCCGGGCGGGGGTCAGGATCTCGATCCGGTCGTAAGCCTTCTCTTTTCCAGGCCGCTCGACAAGGACCGTCACCTTGTCCCCGGTATCGTCGAAGGAGCGGACCTTGAAATCGAAGCCCGTTTCCCTCTCACCGGGCACGATCTCCTCGTAAATGACGTAGGGGACCTCGTTCCCGGTGTCGTCGAAGAGACGCAGGTCCGAAAAAGCCCTGGCCGTCTTCGAGAGCACCTCCTCGGTGAGAGTCAGCCTGGCGGGCGTATCGGGGGTAAAACCGTCCCCGATGTCGACCATGTGCCTGAACTGCGACGGCTGGACCGATCCCGCGTGGACCGGAGCCGCGGCAAGGACCAGGCACCACAGCAGGTTCCCCATCTTTTTCATCCGGCAGCCTCCTCCCCGGCTTCACCTTCCGCCTCGTCCTCGGAAAGGATCAGTCCCTTGTACCTGTGGTAAAGGAAAGAGGCGCCGATGAGCAGAACGCCGAGGACAATGAACGAGACGATCCTGAACGGGGTGCTGACGTTTGACATGTCAACCAGGAAAACCTTCAGTACGGTGACCGCGAAAAGACCGATGGATACCCGTCTCATCAAGCCTTTCCTGAACGCGAAACCGAGGCCCATGAGACCGATGGAAAAGAGGGCCCACAGGACCGATATGGACGCGAAACGCGCCTGGGGAGCCTTGTCCTCGAAGAAACCGCTCACCTCGACGTTGAGCACGATAAAAAGGAGGATGGTGAAGGAGAGGTTCAGGACGACGGCATCGTAACCCTGGAAGATGTCCCGGGAAAGGTCCGACCCCCGGGTGAGCCTCGCCATGGTGTACAGCGCAGCCACCACAACAGCCGACGTCAGCCACCTTTCGGGCATCATCTCCCCGTAGGGCATCCGGAAGTAGATCCCTTCCGCCAGGTGGAAAACGCCGGGGTAGTCGTAAAGCAGGAACTTTACGGCGGCCGCCGCGAGGAGCCCCAGGCCGCCGATGTAAAGCCACCGGTTGTTCAGGCGAAGGGCTGCCCAGATGATGCCTCCCGCCTGGGCTATCCAGAACACGGTGATCCAGTGGTCCGAGAAGAGGACCGGGACCGTGATCACCAGGAACACCAGGGCTTTTGCCAGGAGCAGGATGAACGGCTCGAGGTTTCCCGATTGTTTCCTGTACAGGTAGCTGGCCATAACGGAGAAGACGGCGGTGTAGGCGACGGTCACGATACTCACCGCCGGGCGCGAATAGTACTCCGCGATGGTGGCGAAGGAGAACGCGAAGGCGACAAACGCGTTGGGAATGGTCAGGGCGAAACCGGTGAGTTCCTCAACCCGCTCCCTGATGAAGTAAAAGGCAAAGGGCGCGACCGCGTAGATCAGGAAAAAGATGTTGAGAAAAACAACGGTGGGCCAGAACTTGCTCATTGCGTAGTGCTCGAAGTACCAGGCCGCGAACAGGATCCATGTGCTGGCCAGCCCCAGATGGTTCAGCAGCGCCCACCGCTTGAAAAACGCGATGCCCAGGATACCGCCGTTGAGCATGACCATGTAGGTCATAAGGGCCACCTGGTTGTCCACGCCGGTGGACAACACCACGGGAGTGAGGAATCCGCCGATGATCCCGAGGACGGCGAGCCATCTCGCGTCGTAGAAGAGTGACAGAGAGCAGGCGAGAGCCGTCACCATGATCATGATCCCGAAGGCGGCCACATGGCTCATGAGGGCGTAGATCTGAAACGCCGCGAAGGTCGAGAAGTAAAGAACGGCGATACCGCCGCCCGTCAGGTAAAGGCCGAACATGCGCGTCAGCCGACGGCGTAAAAACTCCCCTCCCGCGAGGCAGGCCATTCCGGCGAAATAGGACATGGCCACCCGGCCGGCAGGTCCGACCCAGTTCCTGTCAAAGGAGTATTTCAGGAAATATCCGATCCCGAGGACCATGATGGCGATGCCGACGATAAGCAGCCACTTCTGTCCGAAGTGCACTTCGGACAGCCCTGTTTTCCTTGACGGGACCGCCTCGGACCCGAACAGCTTCGCCAGGAAGTCCATTCCGGAGGATGGATCCGGGGAGGCCTCCTCAACCTGTGTTTCCGTTGTCCGGGATTCAAAAACGGGGGGACCGTATCCGGGCGCCGGTTCGGATCTTTCTTCCACGCGGGGCGGTTCCGCCGCCACGGAAGGTTCCCCCGGCGCCACTACACCTGTATCTGTTTGCTGAAGGGATTCGAACCGCTCCTGGATAAGATCCAGCCTGGACAGGAGGGAGGCGGTCTCCTCCCGGGTCGACCGGACCAGCTGTTTGATCTCGTCAACGGGATCGACAGGCGCCAGCGGCGCCCCGCAAAAAGGACAAAAGAAAGAGCCGGCCTCGACCTCGGCCCTGCAACGGTAACATTGCATGAACACCCCCCCCTCGGGAATGGCACACCGCGAAACACAATATCACGAAAATCCGGACAGGCAATAATCCTTAGGGGCAACCCGTGGGGTCAAGGAAAAACAGCAGGATGTAACAGGTGGGGTCAGCCTTTCCCCTTTCCCCTTTCCCCTTTCCTCCTTTCCACCCCAGAATCTCGGTTGATCTGGTTTTCGAGATTCTGGGGATAAAAAAACCTTGTTGGTAACTGGCTTCGCAGGATGTTGGTGAGCGGCGGTCTTTATGGGCTTAATCAGGTCATTCGCAAGGTCCTGACCCAGTCACCGCGAGATGATGGTTACGAGTCATACACAGTGGATATTGAAGCGACGGCTATCAAGGCGGGCAAGAAGTTGGCGCGCATGACGTACAAGGGGTTTCGGGGCTACACACGGAATCCGGACGCGTCCGGATTCCGTGTTCCTGAGCCTGCCTGCCGCAGGCAGGGGGGAACCATACCCGAAATCCGGCGATTGGGCGCCTCCGGTCGGGCTCGAGGGCTTAAGGAGGGACGGCGAGCCCTCGTTTGAACCTCCCGGCCTCTCACAACAGTAGAACCGGCCGCCTGAACACCCCGACCGGAGGCCGGCCCAAACCAATCGCGGATTTCGGGTTTTCTTCCTCCTCCTTTTTCCGGCGGTGTGCTATAACCCTCCCCCAATGAAAACATCGATAAGCAGAAAGTTCCTGACCTCTCTCCTTGTGGCCGGGGCCCTGGGGGCACTGGCCGCCGCGGGGTGGCTATTCCTGGCCGCCTCCGACCTGCCCGACGTCCGTTTCCTGGCCGGGGCCGACGCCGTCGTCAACCTGACGGTGCGCGACTGGAACGGGGAAGGCAGGCCCTTTGCCCTCGGCCCCGGCAACCCCTCGTGGACCCCCCTGGAAAAGATCCCGCCCCACCTGCGCGACGCGGTCCTGGCCGGGGAGGATTTTTCTTTCTACTCCCACGGGGGTGTCGACTGGTTCGAGGTGCGCCAGTCCATCATGGAAGACCTCAGGGAGAGGCGGTTCGCACGCGGGGCCAGCACCATCACCCAGCAGCTGGCCAAGAACCTGTTCCTGTCCAGCGACAAGACCATAAGGCGCAAGGTCCGGGAGCTGCTCCTTGCCAGGCGGCTGGAAGCGGCCCTGACCAAAGACCGGATCCTGGAGCTGTACCTCAACGTCGTGGAGCTGGGTAACGGGGTGTACGGCGTGGGGGCGGGGGCGCGGCATCACTTCGGGAAGGAGCCGGGAGCCCTGTCCCTCCGCGAAAGCGCCTTTTTAGCTGCCATGCTGCCGGGGCCCAGGGTCTTCGACCCTGACCGCAACATGGACAGGGTGCTGGCGCGCTCGGACCACATCCTGGGCGTGATGCTCAAGGGCCGCATGATCACCGACGGGCAGTACCAAGCGGCGCAGGTCCAGGTTCCGGCGGCCGAGCCGTCATTCC
This genomic stretch from bacterium harbors:
- a CDS encoding DUF2339 domain-containing protein, coding for MQCYRCRAEVEAGSFFCPFCGAPLAPVDPVDEIKQLVRSTREETASLLSRLDLIQERFESLQQTDTGVVAPGEPSVAAEPPRVEERSEPAPGYGPPVFESRTTETQVEEASPDPSSGMDFLAKLFGSEAVPSRKTGLSEVHFGQKWLLIVGIAIMVLGIGYFLKYSFDRNWVGPAGRVAMSYFAGMACLAGGEFLRRRLTRMFGLYLTGGGIAVLYFSTFAAFQIYALMSHVAAFGIMIMVTALACSLSLFYDARWLAVLGIIGGFLTPVVLSTGVDNQVALMTYMVMLNGGILGIAFFKRWALLNHLGLASTWILFAAWYFEHYAMSKFWPTVVFLNIFFLIYAVAPFAFYFIRERVEELTGFALTIPNAFVAFAFSFATIAEYYSRPAVSIVTVAYTAVFSVMASYLYRKQSGNLEPFILLLAKALVFLVITVPVLFSDHWITVFWIAQAGGIIWAALRLNNRWLYIGGLGLLAAAAVKFLLYDYPGVFHLAEGIYFRMPYGEMMPERWLTSAVVVAALYTMARLTRGSDLSRDIFQGYDAVVLNLSFTILLFIVLNVEVSGFFEDKAPQARFASISVLWALFSIGLMGLGFAFRKGLMRRVSIGLFAVTVLKVFLVDMSNVSTPFRIVSFIVLGVLLIGASFLYHRYKGLILSEDEAEGEAGEEAAG
- a CDS encoding transglycosylase domain-containing protein, which codes for MKTSISRKFLTSLLVAGALGALAAAGWLFLAASDLPDVRFLAGADAVVNLTVRDWNGEGRPFALGPGNPSWTPLEKIPPHLRDAVLAGEDFSFYSHGGVDWFEVRQSIMEDLRERRFARGASTITQQLAKNLFLSSDKTIRRKVRELLLARRLEAALTKDRILELYLNVVELGNGVYGVGAGARHHFGKEPGALSLRESAFLAAMLPGPRVFDPDRNMDRVLARSDHILGVMLKGRMITDGQYQAAQVQVPAAEPSFPYAEPLTFTGTDESNSVEDPGSDARGAVSDEGRQEAAAPEDESPYLEEGISQIPIGTQGKDPGM